One genomic region from Mycobacteriales bacterium encodes:
- a CDS encoding carbohydrate ABC transporter permease yields MTTNVDLPPAGAAPPSTEEVGGRRPPREKGDFGVLNVFSHGFLIVWGVLVAFPLLWMVFTSLKTDKEIFTSPWTLPSKPQFTNYVRAWDNAGIGRYFTNTLIVVIGGVLLTLLLSSMVAYVLARYTFPGSRIVYYLFIIGLAFPIFLAIVPLFFVAKNFGMTNSLPGLIVIYAAYSLPFSVFFLTAFFRTLPNQLAEAAFIDGCGHWGAFFRVMLPLAKPGLVSIGIFNVLGQWNQYLLPVVLETDPHKYMLAQGLANLAVSSGYKSDWSGLFAGLTISMLPVLVVYALFQRQVQAGMTAGALK; encoded by the coding sequence ATGACCACCAACGTCGACCTGCCTCCCGCCGGGGCCGCGCCGCCTTCGACCGAGGAGGTCGGCGGCCGTCGACCGCCCCGGGAGAAGGGCGACTTCGGCGTCCTGAATGTCTTCTCCCACGGCTTCCTGATCGTGTGGGGGGTCCTGGTCGCGTTTCCGCTGCTGTGGATGGTCTTCACCTCGCTCAAGACCGACAAGGAGATCTTCACCAGCCCGTGGACGCTGCCGTCGAAGCCGCAGTTCACCAACTACGTCCGCGCCTGGGACAACGCCGGCATCGGCCGCTACTTCACCAATACCCTGATCGTCGTCATCGGTGGCGTGCTCCTCACGCTGCTGCTGTCGTCGATGGTCGCCTACGTGTTGGCGCGCTACACCTTCCCCGGCAGCCGGATCGTCTATTACCTCTTCATCATCGGCCTGGCCTTCCCGATCTTCCTGGCGATCGTCCCGCTGTTCTTCGTCGCCAAGAACTTCGGGATGACCAACTCGCTGCCCGGGCTGATCGTCATCTACGCGGCGTATTCGCTGCCGTTCTCGGTGTTCTTCCTGACGGCGTTCTTCCGCACGCTGCCCAATCAACTCGCCGAGGCGGCGTTCATCGACGGGTGCGGACACTGGGGCGCCTTCTTCCGCGTGATGTTGCCGCTGGCCAAGCCGGGCCTGGTCAGCATCGGTATCTTCAACGTGCTCGGGCAGTGGAACCAGTACCTGCTGCCGGTCGTGCTGGAGACCGACCCGCACAAATACATGCTCGCCCAGGGACTCGCCAACCTCGCGGTCAGCTCGGGCTACAAGAGCGACTGGAGCGGGCTGTTCGCCGGCCTGACCATCTCGATGCTGCCGGTGCTCGTCGTCTATGCGCTCTTCCAGCGTCAGGTGCAGGCCGGCATGACGGCCGGTGCCCTCAAGTGA